The proteins below come from a single Campylobacter concisus genomic window:
- a CDS encoding peptide deformylase has protein sequence MKKIVLLALASLAFGVQESEFKIYEQILNQLDTKQIPAFVVQTAKPNLPSRVDEMITLKDVSSSGLNIHGEFVLNETKTKRIKGYNKAQILALKDEFYKNGKDALCNSGMARAVLNRGITLSGSYSFEGRHFFDINLDKSSCE, from the coding sequence ATGAAAAAGATTGTTTTATTAGCTCTTGCTAGCCTTGCTTTTGGTGTGCAAGAGAGTGAGTTTAAAATTTATGAGCAGATATTAAATCAGCTTGATACTAAGCAGATCCCAGCTTTTGTCGTCCAAACTGCAAAGCCAAATTTGCCAAGCAGGGTCGATGAGATGATTACGCTAAAAGATGTAAGCAGCAGCGGGCTAAACATACACGGTGAGTTTGTTTTAAACGAGACCAAGACAAAGAGAATAAAAGGCTACAACAAAGCTCAAATTTTAGCTTTAAAAGATGAGTTTTATAAAAATGGAAAAGATGCGCTTTGCAATTCAGGTATGGCAAGAGCTGTGCTAAATCGTGGCATCACTCTAAGTGGTAGTTACAGCTTTGAGGGTAGGCATTTTTTTGATATAAATTTGGATAAAAGTAGTTGCGAGTAG
- a CDS encoding flagellar protein FlaH, whose translation MRVVIFLLFFYSLALALTPDMAAKNHATYYKKKLPFICTPTLTLNDILNIGDTLIYRYAIKHARKQEIKRLEEKELLEFIEAIKKENLRTACKDKEILNMLSIGVTLDELFYSENGELIFEYTIEDRDCKILQ comes from the coding sequence TTGCGAGTAGTCATTTTTTTACTGTTTTTTTACTCGCTTGCCCTGGCTCTTACGCCAGATATGGCAGCGAAAAATCATGCAACTTACTACAAAAAAAAGCTCCCATTTATCTGCACGCCAACACTTACGCTTAATGATATCTTAAATATCGGTGATACGCTCATTTATAGATATGCCATCAAACACGCAAGAAAGCAAGAGATTAAAAGGCTTGAAGAGAAAGAGCTTTTAGAATTTATCGAAGCTATCAAAAAAGAGAATTTGCGAACTGCTTGCAAAGATAAAGAGATCTTAAATATGCTAAGCATCGGTGTCACCTTGGATGAGCTTTTCTATTCAGAAAATGGTGAGCTTATTTTTGAGTATACTATAGAAGATCGTGACTGCAAGATATTGCAGTGA
- the htpX gene encoding zinc metalloprotease HtpX has protein sequence MEIFKTAFLMVTLMLIFIAVGGYIGGEHGMMIAFLIATGTNIFSYFFSDTLVLKRYNAIPVDESNAHGLYEIVSRLTQKANLPMPKIYIIPEEVPNAFATGRNPSHAAVAVTEGLLKILNENEIEGVLAHELSHVRHYDILTGSIAAILAGAIAMLANFAKIGGIAGQSSGSRRGGGNAIVMLALAILMPIAATIIQMAISREREYKADKGAAYLTGHPEWLASALRKLESYSNSYIMQNASEQSAHMFIVNPFGSLTNKLGVLFRTHPSTSDRIAELQRLEQEIKRSM, from the coding sequence ATGGAAATTTTTAAAACTGCTTTTTTAATGGTTACTTTAATGCTGATTTTTATCGCTGTTGGCGGATATATTGGCGGTGAGCATGGCATGATGATCGCCTTTTTGATAGCAACTGGCACAAATATCTTTTCATATTTTTTTAGTGATACTCTGGTGCTTAAAAGATATAACGCTATCCCAGTCGATGAGAGTAACGCTCACGGGCTTTATGAGATCGTATCTCGTCTCACACAAAAGGCAAATTTGCCTATGCCAAAAATTTACATCATACCAGAAGAGGTACCAAATGCCTTTGCCACGGGCAGAAACCCAAGCCATGCAGCCGTTGCAGTAACCGAGGGGCTTTTAAAAATTTTAAATGAAAACGAGATCGAGGGTGTGCTAGCTCACGAGCTAAGCCACGTAAGGCATTACGACATCCTAACTGGCTCAATCGCTGCCATACTAGCTGGCGCTATCGCAATGCTTGCAAATTTTGCTAAGATTGGTGGTATTGCTGGGCAAAGCAGCGGTTCAAGAAGAGGTGGCGGTAATGCCATCGTTATGCTAGCACTTGCTATACTCATGCCAATAGCTGCCACAATCATCCAAATGGCGATCTCAAGGGAGCGCGAGTACAAGGCGGACAAAGGCGCAGCCTATCTAACAGGACACCCAGAGTGGCTTGCAAGTGCTCTAAGAAAGCTTGAGAGCTACTCAAATTCTTACATTATGCAAAATGCAAGCGAACAAAGTGCTCATATGTTTATCGTAAATCCATTTGGCTCGCTAACTAACAAGCTTGGCGTACTTTTTAGAACGCATCCAAGCACTAGCGATAGGATCGCTGAGCTTCAAAGGCTTGAGCAAGAAATAAAAAGAAGTATGTAA
- the rsmG gene encoding 16S rRNA (guanine(527)-N(7))-methyltransferase RsmG — protein MKNELCLPAEFNKKVKAYAQIFAKFNKVHSLSNYKDISEQVLDSIKPLEIFDLSAKTAIDVGSGAGFPAIFLALAMPHTKWHLFEPIAKKSSFLSYAKIELSLQNLEVHSQKIELADKFTADLITSRALSKTKELIKICKGFYDESTKFLIYKGSSVMEEISGIDAQIYNEKNRNYIFFNLKNRGEIH, from the coding sequence ATGAAAAATGAGCTTTGCTTGCCAGCTGAATTTAACAAAAAAGTAAAGGCTTACGCTCAAATTTTTGCTAAATTTAATAAGGTTCATAGCTTAAGCAATTATAAAGACATAAGCGAGCAGGTGCTTGATAGCATAAAGCCGCTTGAAATTTTTGATCTAAGTGCTAAAACTGCGATCGATGTTGGCAGTGGGGCTGGCTTTCCAGCGATATTTCTAGCACTTGCGATGCCGCACACTAAGTGGCACCTTTTTGAGCCGATAGCCAAAAAGTCATCATTTCTAAGCTACGCTAAGATCGAGCTTAGCTTGCAAAATTTAGAAGTTCATAGCCAAAAGATCGAGCTTGCAGATAAATTTACGGCTGATCTCATCACTTCAAGGGCGCTTAGCAAGACAAAAGAGCTTATAAAAATTTGCAAGGGATTTTATGATGAGAGCACTAAATTTCTCATCTACAAGGGCTCTAGCGTCATGGAGGAAATTTCAGGCATAGACGCACAAATTTATAATGAAAAAAACAGAAACTACATATTTTTTAATCTCAAAAACCGAGGGGAGATACATTGA
- the ribA gene encoding GTP cyclohydrolase II, with translation MKIEISNVANLPSRFGTYKVQAFKEGAKEHLVIYKEPLSEVVNLRIHSECLTGDAIGSLKCDCRDQLEASLKYIEENGGMVIYLRQEGRNIGLLNKINAYSLQDKGFDTIEANHQLGFKADERTYEVVDFILNHYGIKEVNLLTNNPLKLHGLNSVKIVKRVPIVIKPNKFNEGYLKVKKEQMGHIL, from the coding sequence ATGAAAATAGAAATTTCAAATGTAGCAAATCTACCCTCAAGATTTGGCACTTATAAGGTTCAAGCCTTCAAAGAAGGGGCAAAAGAGCACCTCGTGATCTACAAAGAGCCTCTAAGCGAAGTGGTAAATCTTAGAATTCACTCCGAATGCCTAACTGGCGATGCGATCGGAAGCCTAAAGTGCGACTGCCGCGACCAGCTCGAAGCGAGCCTAAAATATATCGAAGAAAATGGCGGCATGGTCATCTACCTACGTCAAGAGGGTAGAAATATCGGGCTTTTAAACAAGATAAACGCTTACAGCCTCCAAGACAAGGGCTTTGACACGATAGAAGCCAATCACCAGCTAGGTTTTAAGGCTGATGAGAGGACATACGAAGTGGTTGACTTTATCTTAAATCACTACGGCATAAAAGAGGTAAATTTACTCACAAATAACCCATTAAAACTTCACGGACTAAACTCAGTAAAGATTGTAAAACGCGTGCCTATCGTCATAAAACCAAACAAATTTAACGAAGGCTACTTGAAAGTAAAAAAAGAGCAAATGGGACACATCTTGTGA
- the hemB gene encoding porphobilinogen synthase — MFKRFRRLRINPALRDMIRETSLSVNDFIYPLFVVEGKGIKNEISSMPGVYQMSIDEILKECEEIVNLGIKSIILFGIPSLKDSVGSDALSNDGIIATTLRAIKDKFPNLFVITDLCFCEYTDHGHCGIIDHVHNTIDNDATLEISAKQALIHAQNGADMIAPSGMMDGIIATLREALDSNGYENLPVMAYSTKFASAYYGPFRDVAQSAPSFGDRKSYQMDSANRLEAINESLQDEAQGADILMVKPALAYLDVVRELRNLTLLPICVYNVSGEYALLKAGAKAGIIDYERVMMETLIGFKRAGANLIITYHAKEAAKILRG; from the coding sequence ATGTTTAAACGTTTTAGAAGATTGAGAATAAATCCAGCCCTAAGAGATATGATAAGAGAGACGAGCCTTAGCGTAAATGATTTTATTTATCCACTCTTTGTAGTCGAAGGCAAGGGCATTAAAAACGAAATTTCTTCAATGCCAGGCGTCTATCAAATGAGTATCGATGAGATTTTAAAAGAGTGCGAAGAGATAGTAAATTTAGGCATAAAATCGATCATTTTATTTGGCATACCAAGCCTAAAAGATAGCGTTGGCAGCGACGCACTAAGCAACGACGGTATCATCGCCACGACACTTCGAGCCATAAAAGATAAATTTCCAAATTTATTTGTCATCACAGATCTTTGCTTTTGCGAGTACACAGATCATGGCCACTGCGGCATTATCGACCACGTGCACAACACCATTGACAACGACGCCACACTTGAAATTTCAGCCAAACAAGCCTTGATACACGCTCAAAATGGCGCTGATATGATCGCACCAAGCGGTATGATGGATGGTATCATCGCAACGCTAAGAGAGGCGCTTGATAGCAATGGCTATGAAAATTTACCAGTGATGGCATACTCGACTAAATTTGCCTCAGCCTACTACGGACCATTTCGTGACGTGGCGCAAAGTGCACCAAGCTTTGGCGATAGAAAGAGTTACCAAATGGACAGCGCAAACCGCCTTGAAGCCATAAATGAGAGCTTGCAGGACGAGGCGCAAGGCGCTGATATATTGATGGTAAAGCCAGCGCTAGCCTATCTTGATGTTGTTAGAGAGCTTAGAAATTTAACCCTTCTACCAATCTGCGTCTATAACGTAAGCGGTGAGTATGCACTGCTAAAAGCTGGCGCAAAAGCTGGCATCATCGACTACGAGCGTGTTATGATGGAGACGCTTATCGGCTTTAAAAGAGCAGGGGCAAATTTGATCATCACTTATCACGCAAAAGAAGCAGCCAAAATTTTAAGGGGCTAA
- the argF gene encoding ornithine carbamoyltransferase: protein MRHFLTLNDFSKDEIEQMINLARKIKKEAKAREFKPYLKDQKLAMIFEKSSTRTRVSFDVGMHELGGYALFLSKNDIQIGRGEPIRDTARVISRMCDMAMLRVDRHETLEEFAKFSSVPVINGLSDKFHPVQLMADYLTMLEFSAGEKVAYVGDGNNMTHSWLMLASKLGLELRVATPKGYEADAEILKMANENAKISGAKIFITNDIKEAVNGADVVTTDTWVSMGQEAEKEKRLKDFAGYCVDENLMSLAKKDAIFLHCLPAYRGYEVSETVFEKHADEIFSEAENRLHAQKGVMVWLNERRI from the coding sequence ATGAGGCATTTTTTGACGCTAAATGACTTTAGCAAAGATGAAATCGAGCAGATGATAAATTTAGCCCGCAAGATCAAAAAAGAGGCGAAAGCTAGAGAATTTAAGCCATATCTTAAAGACCAAAAGCTTGCGATGATATTTGAAAAAAGTTCAACTAGAACTAGAGTTAGCTTTGATGTTGGCATGCACGAGCTTGGCGGATATGCGCTATTTTTAAGCAAAAATGATATACAAATAGGCCGCGGCGAGCCTATACGAGATACCGCTAGAGTGATAAGCAGGATGTGCGACATGGCTATGCTAAGGGTCGATAGGCACGAGACGTTAGAAGAATTTGCTAAATTTTCAAGTGTGCCAGTGATAAACGGCTTAAGCGATAAATTTCACCCAGTGCAGCTCATGGCAGACTATCTAACTATGCTTGAATTTAGCGCAGGCGAGAAGGTCGCATACGTAGGAGATGGCAACAACATGACCCACTCGTGGCTCATGCTAGCAAGCAAACTTGGACTTGAACTAAGAGTGGCTACGCCAAAAGGCTATGAGGCGGACGCTGAAATTTTAAAAATGGCTAATGAAAACGCAAAAATTTCAGGTGCGAAAATTTTTATCACAAATGATATAAAAGAAGCGGTAAATGGTGCCGATGTAGTGACTACGGATACTTGGGTATCGATGGGGCAAGAGGCCGAGAAAGAGAAGAGACTAAAAGACTTTGCTGGATACTGCGTGGATGAAAATTTGATGAGCCTAGCTAAAAAAGATGCGATATTTTTGCACTGCCTACCAGCTTATAGAGGCTATGAGGTGAGCGAGACAGTTTTTGAGAAGCACGCGGATGAAATTTTTAGCGAGGCTGAAAACAGACTTCATGCCCAAAAAGGCGTTATGGTCTGGCTAAATGAGAGAAGAATATGA